In Chryseobacterium turcicum, a single window of DNA contains:
- the pruA gene encoding L-glutamate gamma-semialdehyde dehydrogenase: protein MSKAISQVPFAVNEPVTSYVPGSAEVKSLLATYKKMWAENIEIPMIINGKEVKTGDTVKLQSPQDHAHDFGFYHKGTMQHVDDAINTALAAKKQWNELGWEHRAAIFLKAADLLAGPYRDVINAATMIGQSKNVHQTEIDAACEFIDFLRFNVEFMTEMYSEQPVSDAGIWNRVEYRPLEGFCFAVTPFNFTAIAGNLPTCMAMLGNVVVWKPSDKQIYSAKVIMDVLIEAGLPAGVINMIFTDGKETAEKVMAHRDFAGLHFTGSTKVFQGMWKMIGENIHNYRTYPRIVGETGGKDFVIAHPSANVEAVATALVRGSFEYQGQKCSAASRAYIPQSLWADVKKVMESQIATIKVGSPEDPSNFVNAVIDKNSFEKCKGYIDRANSSNEANVVIGGKTDDSKGWFVHPTVIETTNPQYESMVEEIFGPILSVFVYEDEKWAETLELVDSSSPYSLTGSVFSQCRYATQEAFKALENASGNFYINDKPTGAVVGQQPFGGGRASGTNDKAGSKMNLLRWTSVRSIKETFVSPKDYKYPYLG from the coding sequence ATGTCAAAAGCAATTTCGCAAGTACCATTTGCAGTAAATGAGCCGGTAACTTCTTACGTTCCGGGATCAGCAGAAGTAAAATCTCTTCTTGCAACTTACAAAAAAATGTGGGCAGAAAACATAGAAATCCCAATGATTATCAACGGAAAAGAAGTGAAAACAGGTGATACTGTAAAGCTTCAGTCTCCTCAAGATCATGCACATGATTTCGGTTTTTATCATAAAGGAACAATGCAGCATGTAGATGATGCAATCAATACCGCTCTAGCAGCAAAAAAACAGTGGAATGAGCTTGGATGGGAACACCGTGCAGCGATTTTCTTAAAGGCAGCTGATCTTTTGGCAGGGCCTTACAGAGACGTTATTAATGCAGCAACAATGATTGGACAGTCTAAGAATGTTCATCAGACTGAGATTGATGCCGCTTGTGAATTTATTGATTTCTTGAGATTCAACGTAGAATTTATGACAGAAATGTATTCTGAGCAGCCGGTTTCTGATGCAGGAATTTGGAATAGAGTAGAGTACAGACCACTAGAAGGATTCTGTTTTGCGGTAACGCCATTCAACTTTACAGCAATTGCTGGTAACTTACCAACTTGTATGGCAATGCTTGGAAACGTAGTCGTTTGGAAGCCTTCTGATAAGCAAATCTATTCTGCAAAAGTAATTATGGATGTTTTAATCGAAGCGGGTCTTCCTGCTGGGGTGATCAACATGATTTTTACAGACGGAAAAGAAACTGCTGAGAAAGTAATGGCTCACAGAGATTTTGCAGGACTTCATTTTACAGGTTCTACAAAAGTTTTCCAGGGAATGTGGAAAATGATTGGTGAGAATATTCACAATTACAGAACATACCCAAGAATCGTTGGTGAAACAGGTGGAAAAGATTTCGTAATCGCTCATCCTTCTGCAAACGTAGAAGCTGTAGCAACGGCTTTGGTAAGAGGTTCTTTCGAATATCAAGGACAGAAATGTTCTGCGGCTTCTAGAGCTTATATTCCTCAGTCTCTTTGGGCTGATGTGAAAAAAGTAATGGAATCTCAGATTGCTACAATTAAAGTAGGTTCTCCTGAAGATCCTTCAAACTTTGTAAATGCAGTAATCGATAAAAATTCTTTCGAAAAATGTAAAGGATATATCGACAGAGCCAATTCTTCAAACGAAGCAAATGTAGTAATCGGTGGTAAAACTGATGATTCTAAAGGCTGGTTTGTACATCCAACAGTAATAGAAACTACAAATCCTCAATACGAAAGTATGGTAGAGGAAATCTTTGGTCCTATTTTATCTGTTTTCGTTTACGAAGATGAAAAATGGGCTGAAACTCTTGAATTGGTAGATTCTTCTTCTCCATATTCATTAACGGGTTCTGTGTTTTCACAATGTAGATATGCAACTCAGGAGGCTTTCAAAGCGTTGGAAAATGCTTCAGGAAATTTCTATATCAACGACAAACCAACGGGTGCTGTTGTGGGTCAACAACCTTTCGGTGGAGGTAGAGCTTCTGGAACAAACGATAAAGCAGGTTCTAAAATGAACTTACTAAGATGGACTTCTGTAAGATCAATCAAAGAAACTTTTGTTTCTCCTAAAGATTATAAATATCCATATCTTGGATAA
- a CDS encoding NAD(P)H-dependent oxidoreductase yields MKKIALINGHPNQESFNFALAEAYKNGAENSGAEIKEIIIRNLDFNPNLEFGYQKRMDWEPDLIKAWEIIQWADHLVWVHPVWWGGLPAITKGFIDRLFLPGLAFKYRENSVWWDKLLIGKTVHIITTLDQPSWYYRIFYGRPSVNQLKKSTLEFCGIKPVKVTYVGIIKNSKDEQRKKWIEKVYSLGEKLK; encoded by the coding sequence ATGAAAAAAATCGCATTAATCAACGGGCACCCCAATCAGGAATCATTTAATTTTGCTTTAGCTGAAGCCTATAAAAATGGAGCTGAAAATTCAGGAGCTGAGATAAAGGAAATTATCATCCGAAATCTTGATTTTAATCCCAATTTAGAGTTTGGCTATCAAAAAAGAATGGATTGGGAACCTGATTTAATAAAAGCTTGGGAAATTATACAATGGGCAGATCACTTGGTTTGGGTACATCCGGTTTGGTGGGGCGGACTTCCTGCGATTACAAAAGGTTTTATCGACCGTCTTTTTCTTCCCGGTTTAGCATTTAAATATCGTGAAAATTCGGTATGGTGGGATAAACTTTTAATAGGCAAAACGGTACATATCATCACAACATTAGATCAACCCAGTTGGTATTACAGAATATTTTACGGAAGACCGAGTGTCAATCAACTCAAAAAATCAACTTTAGAGTTTTGCGGAATAAAGCCTGTAAAAGTTACTTACGTCGGAATTATTAAAAATTCAAAAGATGAGCAGCGTAAAAAATGGATTGAAAAAGTATATTCATTAGGTGAAAAGCTTAAATAA
- a CDS encoding phosphatidate cytidylyltransferase, with the protein MKKWTLYSMTILSLMLLTSCEAIETIFKAGMWWGIILVVGVVGILLWLFSRGKNS; encoded by the coding sequence ATGAAAAAATGGACTTTATACAGCATGACTATTCTTAGTTTAATGCTTCTTACGAGCTGTGAAGCAATAGAAACTATTTTTAAAGCAGGAATGTGGTGGGGAATAATTCTGGTTGTAGGAGTAGTAGGTATTTTGCTATGGCTTTTTTCGCGGGGTAAAAATTCATAA
- a CDS encoding ABC transporter permease, with protein MMKLLKLEYYKNLNYTPFKIFTILYFAILVVFLCIGLIDLKLFGSTINLKEQGFYNFPEIWNFTTWTVALLKIFLGLIIVFSICQEFSNRMFKQNTIDGLSREEFIGSKLLTIGIFTFISTVLVFAITMFLGYKYSTTTTESSLVYKEIFFVGNYFVKLFSFFCLLMFLSILLRKSVFVFLAFFVLWVGESILGGIETYSKVAGTQAAQRNEILQNEFFFSKLLPLESMSNLIPAPWFRLNMAKALGLKYEFTYPTESLIACLIWCGLFIFGSYLILKKRDW; from the coding sequence ATGATGAAATTATTAAAATTAGAATATTATAAAAATCTTAATTACACTCCTTTTAAGATTTTTACCATCTTGTATTTTGCCATTTTGGTTGTTTTTCTTTGTATTGGATTGATTGATTTAAAGCTTTTTGGAAGTACCATCAATCTTAAAGAGCAAGGATTTTATAATTTCCCGGAAATCTGGAATTTTACAACTTGGACAGTCGCTTTGCTAAAAATTTTTCTTGGACTAATCATTGTCTTTTCAATCTGTCAGGAATTTAGCAATAGAATGTTTAAACAAAATACGATTGATGGCTTAAGCAGAGAAGAATTTATTGGTTCTAAATTACTGACCATCGGTATTTTCACATTTATTTCGACCGTGCTTGTATTTGCAATTACGATGTTTTTAGGTTACAAATACTCAACAACAACAACAGAATCATCATTGGTTTATAAAGAAATATTTTTTGTCGGAAATTATTTTGTAAAACTTTTCTCATTCTTCTGTTTATTAATGTTTTTATCAATTCTGTTAAGAAAATCAGTTTTTGTATTCCTCGCTTTTTTTGTACTTTGGGTAGGAGAATCTATCCTGGGAGGAATTGAAACTTACTCTAAAGTAGCAGGAACACAGGCAGCTCAAAGAAACGAAATTCTACAAAATGAATTTTTCTTCAGTAAACTCTTACCATTAGAAAGCATGTCTAATTTAATTCCTGCTCCATGGTTTAGATTGAATATGGCAAAAGCACTCGGTTTAAAATATGAATTCACTTATCCTACAGAAAGCTTAATTGCTTGTTTAATTTGGTGTGGTTTATTTATTTTCGGATCTTATTTAATTCTAAAAAAGAGAGACTGGTAA
- a CDS encoding DNA topoisomerase IB produces MEQSDLEIISHLKPSKIVKIMKDPVASAKAVNLIYTSDAETAGIIRRKRGKKYLYFKDGEKIKNKDEITRINSLVIPPAWENVWICALDNGHLQATGFDAKKRKQYKYHSLWSALRNHTKFYRMLQFGYALPEIRLQLEKDLALRNFEKRKILALIVSLMQRTNIRIGNNIYEKLYGSFGLTTLKEKHVKIEGQKINFSFKGKKGVMHNVKLKSKRLARLIMKCKEIPGKELFQYFDDEGNRHSVDSGMVNDYIKEISGEDFTAKDFRTWSGTVNALIAFKEIGYAENNSQYKKKVKAALEIVAEHLGNTSTVCRKYYVHPLVINLYENNSIKKYLDQLEIIEENDGKADLTQEEKLVLKILEKEKM; encoded by the coding sequence ATGGAACAATCAGACTTAGAGATTATTTCTCATCTTAAGCCATCGAAGATTGTAAAAATTATGAAAGATCCGGTAGCTTCTGCAAAGGCGGTAAACCTTATTTACACCTCAGATGCAGAAACTGCCGGTATTATTCGCAGAAAAAGAGGCAAAAAATACTTGTATTTTAAAGACGGCGAAAAAATTAAAAATAAAGATGAAATTACCAGAATTAATAGTTTGGTGATTCCTCCGGCTTGGGAAAATGTCTGGATCTGTGCTTTAGACAACGGGCATCTTCAGGCAACAGGATTCGATGCAAAAAAAAGAAAACAGTATAAATATCATTCGCTTTGGAGTGCTCTGAGAAATCATACCAAATTTTACAGAATGCTGCAGTTTGGATATGCTTTACCAGAAATTCGTTTGCAGCTTGAAAAAGATTTAGCTTTAAGAAATTTTGAAAAGCGAAAAATTCTGGCATTAATTGTCAGTTTAATGCAACGGACCAACATTCGTATTGGTAATAATATTTATGAAAAACTCTATGGCTCTTTTGGTTTGACCACTTTAAAAGAAAAACACGTAAAGATAGAAGGGCAAAAAATTAATTTCTCATTCAAAGGAAAAAAAGGCGTGATGCACAATGTCAAACTCAAAAGTAAGAGATTGGCAAGGTTAATTATGAAATGCAAAGAAATTCCGGGGAAAGAACTGTTTCAATATTTTGATGATGAAGGAAACAGGCATTCTGTTGATTCGGGAATGGTGAATGATTATATTAAAGAAATAAGTGGTGAAGATTTTACAGCTAAAGATTTCAGAACCTGGTCGGGAACAGTGAACGCTTTAATTGCTTTTAAAGAAATAGGCTATGCAGAAAACAATTCGCAATACAAAAAGAAAGTAAAAGCCGCCTTAGAAATTGTTGCTGAGCATCTTGGAAATACCAGTACAGTTTGCCGAAAATATTATGTACATCCTTTAGTTATTAATCTTTACGAAAATAATTCCATCAAAAAATACCTTGATCAACTTGAAATTATCGAAGAAAATGATGGGAAAGCAGATTTGACACAGGAAGAGAAATTAGTTTTAAAAATTTTAGAAAAAGAAAAAATGTGA
- a CDS encoding toprim domain-containing protein, whose protein sequence is MNIQQAKNISIKSIMESFSLFPSKGNDRTAFYFALDREERTPSLSVNFVGNTAFDFGTGKKFDNVSLVQAIKQCSVSDALKYLAGLDYAFIKEEITAKRETSFEISAIKDLQHPALIQYLDSRNINFKTNYLREIHYEISGKKYFGIAFENNSGGFEIRNKYAKLCLGKKNISTFENNSSTLQIFEGFMDFMSFKNMDEIFGNPSADYAVLNSISLTYLLEKMIKKYEKVELYLDNDNAGDKGTIELKNIFPNANDQRGLYKEFKDINDFLMSR, encoded by the coding sequence ATGAATATACAGCAGGCAAAAAATATTTCTATAAAGAGTATCATGGAGAGTTTCTCTCTTTTTCCGAGCAAAGGCAATGATAGAACAGCTTTTTATTTTGCGCTGGATCGTGAAGAAAGAACCCCTAGTCTTTCGGTGAATTTCGTAGGGAATACAGCTTTTGATTTTGGTACAGGAAAGAAGTTTGATAATGTCTCGTTAGTTCAAGCGATTAAGCAATGTTCAGTCTCAGATGCTTTAAAATATCTTGCAGGTTTAGATTATGCATTTATAAAGGAAGAAATTACTGCAAAAAGAGAAACTAGTTTTGAAATTTCAGCAATTAAAGATCTTCAGCATCCCGCATTAATTCAATATTTAGATAGCAGAAACATAAACTTCAAAACTAATTATTTACGAGAAATTCATTACGAAATTTCAGGTAAAAAATATTTTGGGATAGCATTTGAAAATAATTCTGGCGGTTTCGAAATTCGGAATAAGTATGCAAAGCTCTGTCTTGGGAAGAAAAATATTTCCACTTTCGAAAATAATTCAAGTACTCTTCAAATTTTTGAAGGTTTTATGGATTTTATGTCTTTCAAAAATATGGATGAAATTTTTGGAAATCCGTCAGCTGATTATGCTGTTTTGAATTCTATATCGCTAACCTATTTACTTGAAAAAATGATAAAAAAGTATGAGAAAGTTGAGTTATACCTCGATAATGATAATGCAGGAGATAAAGGAACTATTGAACTGAAAAATATATTTCCTAATGCAAATGATCAAAGGGGTTTGTACAAAGAATTTAAAGATATTAATGATTTTTTAATGAGTAGATAA
- a CDS encoding aminopeptidase P family protein, with protein MTSKEKVAALREEMQKNNVDAFIVYSADPHMSEYLPEEWQERAWLSGFLGSAGFVVITTNKAGLWTDGRYFTQAPIELAGSGIDLFKDGMEGTPNYIDWIISEIPANGKVAVNALATSHANWELLSQKLNAKNLTLVDSPLLKEVWKDRGTPSKNPIFVHPLDRAGKSVADKISAIRQKMEEQEVTVHVISSLDDVAWTLNLRGSDVESNPVFLGYVLITKNDAILFTDLEKMEVEARKQMDDSLVKMMPYEEFYHHLRTIRNENVLVSPNSNQSIFEALKTDNEFVKAAVPGNLMKAQKNETELEGFRKVMVRDGVAMVKFLYWLTHNAGKETMNEYSIGKKLREFRAAGENFVGESFGSIIGYKDNGAMMHYSAKSEGSKEVTNDASILVDSGGQYLEGTTDITRTLALGAVSEEFKTNSTLVLQGMIRLSMVKFPKGTRGVQLDAIARLPLWMNGKDYNHGTGHGVGSFMNVHEGPQNIRKDMNPQELLVGMVLSNEPGYYVEGEYGIRHENLFAVKESETTGSGTFYDFETLTFCPFFKDTIVKEILSEDEINWLNTYHKTCEEKLAPHLEGEVKDWFLDLVSPLQQN; from the coding sequence ATGACTTCAAAGGAAAAAGTAGCTGCACTTCGTGAAGAAATGCAGAAAAATAATGTTGATGCATTTATAGTATATTCTGCAGATCCTCATATGAGCGAATATTTACCTGAAGAATGGCAAGAAAGAGCTTGGCTTTCAGGTTTTCTTGGTTCAGCAGGTTTTGTGGTAATTACTACAAATAAAGCTGGACTTTGGACAGACGGAAGATATTTCACACAAGCTCCCATCGAGTTAGCTGGTTCAGGAATTGACCTTTTCAAAGACGGAATGGAGGGAACACCCAATTATATTGACTGGATTATCTCTGAAATTCCTGCCAACGGAAAAGTAGCAGTAAATGCTTTAGCAACTTCACATGCAAACTGGGAACTTTTATCTCAAAAACTGAATGCCAAAAATTTAACTTTGGTAGACTCTCCTTTATTAAAAGAAGTTTGGAAAGATAGAGGAACACCTTCTAAAAACCCGATTTTCGTGCATCCATTAGACAGAGCAGGAAAATCTGTGGCCGATAAAATCTCTGCAATTCGTCAAAAAATGGAAGAGCAGGAAGTTACCGTTCATGTGATTTCAAGTCTTGATGACGTGGCTTGGACATTAAACTTAAGAGGAAGTGATGTAGAAAGCAATCCTGTATTTTTAGGATATGTTTTAATCACTAAAAATGATGCAATTCTGTTTACAGACCTTGAAAAAATGGAGGTTGAAGCCAGAAAACAAATGGATGATTCATTAGTAAAAATGATGCCTTACGAAGAATTTTATCATCATTTGAGAACCATCAGAAACGAAAACGTTTTAGTTTCACCAAACAGCAACCAGTCGATTTTTGAAGCATTAAAAACTGATAATGAGTTTGTGAAAGCTGCTGTTCCTGGAAACTTGATGAAAGCTCAGAAAAACGAGACAGAGCTTGAAGGTTTCAGAAAAGTAATGGTGAGAGACGGTGTGGCAATGGTAAAATTCCTTTATTGGCTAACGCACAATGCAGGAAAAGAAACCATGAACGAGTATTCTATTGGTAAAAAACTAAGAGAATTCCGTGCTGCAGGTGAAAATTTTGTGGGTGAAAGTTTCGGAAGTATCATTGGATACAAAGATAACGGTGCAATGATGCACTATTCTGCTAAAAGCGAGGGAAGCAAAGAAGTGACCAACGACGCAAGTATCTTGGTTGATTCTGGAGGTCAATATTTAGAAGGAACAACAGATATTACAAGAACGTTAGCTTTAGGAGCAGTTTCTGAAGAGTTTAAAACCAACTCTACTCTAGTTTTACAAGGGATGATTCGCTTATCGATGGTGAAATTTCCAAAAGGAACAAGAGGAGTACAGTTAGATGCCATTGCAAGACTTCCTTTGTGGATGAACGGAAAAGACTACAATCACGGGACAGGCCACGGAGTTGGAAGCTTTATGAATGTGCATGAAGGCCCCCAAAATATTAGAAAGGATATGAATCCGCAGGAACTTTTGGTAGGAATGGTTCTTTCAAATGAGCCCGGTTATTATGTGGAAGGTGAATACGGAATCCGTCACGAAAATCTTTTTGCTGTAAAAGAATCTGAAACCACTGGATCAGGAACTTTCTATGATTTTGAAACATTGACTTTCTGCCCGTTCTTTAAAGACACCATCGTCAAAGAAATTCTTTCTGAGGATGAAATCAACTGGCTGAATACTTATCATAAAACGTGTGAAGAAAAATTGGCTCCACATTTGGAAGGTGAAGTAAAAGATTGGTTTTTAGACTTAGTAAGTCCACTTCAACAAAACTAA
- a CDS encoding DUF6526 family protein, whose protein sequence is MKKTTFWKDYCSIGNMGTQNYHNHRKFYPLHHFVYLPLLLIADGFGIYKIFNDSENQLLWLLFSIVIFLMLYLALMLRQHYALGLQNRLVRLEFKQRYFELFNKRSDEVEEKLSFGQIAALRFAYDEEFKVLLSKALNENISGDQIKKSIKKWRADHHRI, encoded by the coding sequence ATGAAAAAAACAACTTTTTGGAAAGATTATTGTAGTATCGGTAATATGGGAACGCAAAACTATCATAACCACAGAAAATTTTATCCACTACATCATTTTGTTTATTTGCCGTTGTTGCTAATAGCTGATGGTTTTGGAATTTATAAAATATTTAATGACTCCGAAAATCAATTGTTATGGTTGTTGTTTTCTATCGTCATATTTTTAATGCTCTATTTAGCTCTTATGCTACGCCAACATTATGCGTTGGGACTTCAAAATCGCTTGGTAAGATTAGAATTTAAGCAAAGATATTTTGAACTGTTCAATAAGAGATCAGATGAAGTGGAAGAAAAGTTAAGTTTTGGTCAGATTGCAGCTTTGAGATTTGCCTATGATGAAGAATTTAAAGTGCTTTTATCTAAAGCTTTAAATGAAAATATTTCGGGCGATCAGATTAAAAAATCTATCAAAAAATGGAGAGCAGATCACCATCGAATTTAA
- a CDS encoding RepB family plasmid replication initiator protein, with the protein MMDRDHFSPKPRKKVLISNDFREVLISQETSIIEQRIITTILSAIKDQQSLFINVKSPVENQTQLSFDDCYDGWSNQGYVEFLIPFQDLNKELKEEKKMKNFSIKQALVNMTNVSWLTLRDESINGYSAVPFIISPKWNSKNIYFKMDKAVMKHLLNMNPYFPLKKDLPYNVSSPNTLRFLMWLLKFRKQEFIVKEYSEILKELSMPKNKYENRAKFERDFLRNVKADLDSFNDLSFNYNCDKGIYSFVFYDTKNSVGDNQKYPTINELQITRSLKYLKKKRNLSEIDLNVLKKLFEVKGHRELSKTLNGKIDAKMQGDEYIKAVFVHLENPVTLSP; encoded by the coding sequence ATGATGGATCGTGATCACTTTTCTCCTAAGCCCAGAAAAAAAGTGCTTATATCGAATGATTTCCGAGAAGTACTGATTTCTCAAGAAACATCGATTATTGAGCAGCGAATTATTACGACGATTCTTTCTGCAATCAAGGATCAACAATCACTTTTTATTAATGTTAAGAGTCCTGTTGAAAACCAAACTCAATTATCTTTTGATGATTGTTATGATGGCTGGTCTAATCAAGGTTATGTAGAATTTCTAATTCCTTTTCAAGATCTAAATAAAGAGCTAAAAGAAGAGAAAAAAATGAAAAATTTTTCAATCAAACAGGCTCTGGTGAATATGACAAATGTTAGCTGGCTTACATTACGGGATGAATCCATCAACGGATACAGTGCAGTTCCTTTTATTATTTCACCGAAGTGGAACAGCAAAAACATTTATTTCAAGATGGATAAAGCTGTAATGAAACATCTTCTTAATATGAACCCCTATTTTCCACTTAAAAAAGATTTACCATACAATGTGTCATCACCGAACACTTTGCGTTTTTTAATGTGGTTATTGAAGTTTAGAAAACAAGAATTTATAGTTAAAGAATATTCGGAAATTCTAAAAGAACTATCGATGCCCAAAAATAAATATGAAAATAGGGCTAAATTCGAAAGAGATTTTTTGAGGAATGTAAAGGCTGACTTGGATTCGTTCAATGATTTAAGCTTTAACTACAACTGTGACAAAGGTATTTACAGTTTTGTATTTTACGACACCAAAAATTCAGTAGGTGACAATCAGAAATATCCGACTATTAATGAGTTGCAAATCACTCGATCTTTGAAGTATTTGAAGAAGAAGAGAAATCTATCAGAAATCGACTTGAATGTTTTGAAAAAATTATTTGAAGTGAAAGGACATAGGGAATTATCGAAAACACTCAATGGAAAAATAGATGCTAAAATGCAGGGCGACGAATATATTAAAGCTGTATTTGTCCATCTTGAAAATCCAGTGACTTTATCTCCCTAA
- a CDS encoding helix-turn-helix transcriptional regulator, translating into MTALENEIILHKLNRIEKHIFSLKPILNVEELAEYTGFKKSYIYKLVHSNSLPFSKPNGKILFFDKSKIDEWLLSNSSKSNIEIEQEAIEFALKKK; encoded by the coding sequence ATGACAGCATTAGAAAACGAAATCATTCTTCACAAGCTCAATCGAATTGAAAAGCATATTTTCAGTTTAAAACCAATTCTCAATGTAGAAGAACTTGCAGAATATACAGGATTTAAGAAATCCTATATCTACAAATTAGTTCATTCTAATTCACTACCGTTTTCCAAACCTAATGGAAAAATCTTATTTTTTGATAAGTCAAAAATTGACGAATGGTTGCTTTCCAACAGTTCCAAATCAAATATTGAAATTGAACAGGAAGCTATTGAATTTGCTTTAAAGAAAAAATAA
- a CDS encoding site-specific integrase, whose translation MKISLNKRALKDGRISLSIEYYRGSEINEEGKRRHIRSFENLDTYLFGNPKTSTEKKHNKEGLEFAENVLSIRKAEFVQGKFDLKNTTKSKRIFLNYFEEKTEEKQRQDSSNNYGNWFSTLQHLNKIISKNLTFDEVDEELIKKVRHYFDHVAKTKSDLPLSQNSKYSYFNKFKAALRSAFDDGYLSINYASKAKSFEQAESQREYLTFDELQSLAKAECKYPVLKKAFLFSCLSGLRWSDINTLIWSEVRDEGEVSKINYRQEKTDGVEYLYISAQARELLGERQDQLDRVFRGLKYGMTYNTEIIRWCNRAGVPKHITFHSARHTNAVLLLENGADIYTVSKRLGHREIRTTAIYAKIVDTKMKEAAEMIPTLKINF comes from the coding sequence ATGAAAATATCACTCAATAAACGAGCTTTGAAAGATGGACGAATTAGTCTTTCTATTGAATATTATCGTGGCTCGGAAATTAATGAGGAGGGTAAAAGACGGCATATCCGAAGTTTCGAGAATTTAGATACCTATTTATTCGGCAATCCTAAGACTTCTACAGAAAAGAAGCACAATAAAGAAGGACTTGAATTCGCGGAAAATGTTTTATCAATCCGGAAAGCAGAATTTGTTCAAGGTAAATTCGATTTAAAGAATACGACAAAGTCAAAACGTATCTTTTTGAATTATTTTGAAGAAAAAACTGAGGAAAAACAAAGGCAGGATTCTTCTAACAATTATGGCAATTGGTTTTCTACGTTACAACACCTTAATAAAATCATTTCAAAAAATCTAACCTTCGACGAAGTTGATGAGGAACTGATTAAAAAAGTCCGCCATTATTTTGATCACGTTGCCAAGACAAAAAGTGACTTACCACTATCTCAAAATTCCAAATATTCATATTTCAATAAATTTAAAGCAGCTTTAAGAAGTGCATTTGATGATGGGTATCTATCAATAAACTATGCTTCTAAAGCTAAATCTTTTGAACAGGCGGAAAGCCAAAGAGAGTATTTGACTTTTGATGAACTGCAATCCTTAGCAAAAGCAGAATGTAAATATCCTGTTTTGAAGAAAGCTTTTTTATTTTCATGTTTATCTGGTCTTCGCTGGTCAGATATTAATACATTGATTTGGTCTGAAGTACGTGATGAAGGAGAAGTCTCTAAAATAAATTATCGTCAAGAAAAAACGGATGGCGTAGAATATCTTTATATCTCTGCTCAAGCAAGGGAATTACTTGGTGAAAGACAAGATCAACTAGATCGAGTTTTTAGAGGATTAAAATATGGGATGACTTATAATACCGAAATTATCCGCTGGTGCAATCGTGCTGGAGTACCCAAACATATTACTTTTCACTCAGCTAGACACACAAATGCCGTCCTTCTTCTAGAGAATGGTGCAGATATTTATACAGTATCAAAGAGACTTGGACATCGAGAAATTAGAACCACAGCTATTTACGCAAAAATCGTGGACACTAAGATGAAAGAAGCTGCTGAGATGATACCAACATTAAAAATTAACTTTTAA
- a CDS encoding Crp/Fnr family transcriptional regulator, whose translation MIQQFFQNFKLFSENEIENILTFFKERKLSKNDFFVKEGEKCKEIAFIQSGIFRSYYISEEGKDNTYCFRFPNDLLASYSSFISDKPSIENLQAIAEATLLVIKKEKIQELSSENPKWSEFLRIIAEQEYLELEKRFFQLQRDSATQRYAFLIENQPDYIQKIPLQYLASYLGITQRHLSRIRKEISF comes from the coding sequence ATGATTCAGCAGTTTTTTCAAAATTTCAAACTTTTTTCAGAAAATGAAATAGAAAATATTTTGACTTTTTTTAAAGAAAGAAAACTTTCAAAAAATGATTTTTTTGTAAAAGAAGGTGAAAAATGCAAGGAAATTGCTTTTATACAATCGGGAATTTTCAGGTCTTATTATATTTCAGAAGAGGGAAAAGATAATACATATTGCTTTAGATTTCCTAATGATTTATTGGCTTCTTATTCTTCATTTATTTCTGATAAACCAAGCATAGAAAATCTACAGGCCATTGCAGAAGCTACTCTATTGGTCATTAAGAAAGAAAAAATTCAAGAACTTAGCTCTGAAAATCCTAAATGGAGTGAATTTCTAAGAATTATTGCCGAACAGGAATATTTGGAACTTGAAAAACGCTTTTTCCAACTGCAACGAGATAGTGCAACTCAGAGATATGCTTTCTTAATTGAAAATCAACCAGATTATATTCAAAAAATTCCTTTGCAATATTTAGCATCCTATTTAGGTATTACCCAAAGACATTTGAGCCGCATCAGAAAGGAAATTTCTTTTTAG